In one Mucilaginibacter sp. PAMB04168 genomic region, the following are encoded:
- a CDS encoding GDSL-type esterase/lipase family protein gives MKTLLLGVFNVDSNRKYFTCQISGRSHGLTFETDPAGSIRLTKKVYTGKQTLTNLKYRFMRTILFYMLVLTAVAGCKTHKLSSGGVWRSVSAPTDRPDVPGSLQDQNLRFVGRWDFSGTNSAVSYWGGAYVKTAFSGTTAQMVTGHRSNFFVKIDNGPWTSLLGVGDTVNLTPNPLTSNWHTLTVAQGKDYDYVFDFRGFVFDKGAQTNSPSLSPVLIEYIGDSITAGYTDEQANVSDYAWIASELLGTEHTQIAYPGINLASGYGRVKGNGMDWQYTKARSLKYSDAADWDFKRYAPAIVLINLGTNDNNNKVPDSTFMQAYVSLMKTIRHHFPKTKIFAMRTFLGVKQQPTINAVNQMVREGDKRVFYLDTSGWITPKTSDYNDSAHPSVSGQQKAARLLAEKLKSYL, from the coding sequence TTGAAGACCTTATTGCTTGGTGTGTTTAATGTTGATAGTAACAGGAAGTACTTTACCTGCCAAATTTCCGGCAGATCTCACGGCCTGACCTTTGAGACCGATCCGGCAGGATCAATTCGGCTGACTAAGAAAGTGTATACCGGAAAACAAACCTTAACTAATTTAAAATACCGTTTTATGAGAACCATTCTATTCTACATGCTCGTACTTACAGCCGTGGCCGGCTGCAAAACGCATAAACTTTCCTCAGGCGGGGTATGGCGTTCGGTGTCTGCCCCAACAGACCGGCCGGACGTCCCAGGGTCATTGCAAGACCAAAATCTGCGCTTCGTAGGCCGGTGGGATTTTTCAGGCACAAACAGTGCAGTTAGCTACTGGGGAGGTGCCTATGTGAAGACGGCGTTCTCAGGAACTACTGCGCAAATGGTAACCGGGCATCGTTCTAATTTCTTCGTGAAAATAGACAACGGTCCGTGGACTAGTCTTCTTGGTGTGGGTGATACGGTCAACCTGACGCCAAATCCGTTAACGAGTAACTGGCATACGCTGACCGTTGCGCAGGGAAAAGATTATGATTATGTCTTTGATTTTAGGGGATTCGTTTTTGATAAAGGCGCGCAGACGAATTCACCGTCTTTATCGCCTGTATTGATCGAATATATAGGTGATTCTATTACTGCGGGTTATACGGATGAGCAGGCGAATGTTTCTGATTACGCTTGGATAGCATCCGAATTACTCGGCACCGAACACACCCAGATCGCTTATCCCGGCATCAATCTTGCCAGCGGCTACGGTCGGGTAAAAGGCAATGGCATGGACTGGCAGTATACCAAAGCGAGGTCTCTGAAGTATTCCGATGCCGCTGATTGGGATTTTAAGCGTTATGCCCCTGCAATAGTGCTTATCAATTTAGGTACAAACGATAATAACAACAAAGTTCCGGATTCCACTTTCATGCAGGCGTATGTATCTCTAATGAAAACGATACGTCACCATTTCCCCAAAACAAAGATTTTTGCCATGCGAACTTTTCTAGGTGTGAAGCAGCAGCCGACAATCAATGCCGTTAATCAAATGGTCAGAGAAGGTGATAAAAGGGTTTTTTATCTGGATACATCGGGATGGATAACGCCCAAAACAAGCGATTATAACGATTCTGCCCACCCCAGTGTTTCGGGCCAGCAAAAGGCTGCACGTTTACTGGCCGAAAAGCTGAAGTCTTATTTGTAA
- a CDS encoding glycoside hydrolase family 95-like protein codes for MKKYQQPVRGFMNCLIHISAFRIFCFVGLFFPGLAQAQTRLSNTVDLQRMNWRAFLQRNDLIWKDRLPDSWDTGGFLGNGSLGTIFWQRKPGGMDFEISRSDLYDHREDKDGKRVLYSANRLPNGHFTLKFGDDTLKGSMRLDLWNAESVADIRTKEGIRQVRAFTAANRDVIIIQVSGENSAELQWFPDTAKSTRGGLPKGYQAYPVQQCRRNGGVTVSVQDMPEDERYGTAGKGSGQYATAWRKQTTGKATIWYISLKRTLPGQDAERSAVGEVRAAQLLGVERLRQEHQAWWHQYYPKSFLSIPDAPMESFYWVQIYKMGAASRSGGPILDLMGPWFRQTVWPAIWWNLNIQLAYWPYYMANHLDEAEPLARTVWEDREMLAKNAAPFQQDSYAIGRASGPGGWSPVGTEVGNLPWVMHNLWMYYRSTMDDGYLRHQLFPLMKGTFNYLDHITVRTSDGRLMLPKTASPEYTDGVENSSYTLACLRWLAATIITADKRLHLDDSIALRCRQVLNTLVPYETDVQTGLMVGKNLPFAKSHRHWSHLFAIYPFHEMKWENAQQRPLIRKSLENWVSMPQAFAGYSWLGAASMLAAGNNGDKALDFLHLFIRKSPLPNTLYREGSPVIETPLAFDRTLQEMMMTSFDDTIRIFPGLPAKWREVSFANFRAEGAFLVSAKRAKGVTTVIVIKSLAGEPCVVQTGYASPIRAVGVNKERVKILDHGRVGLHLAKGETVILFPGNGAESLVFQPVVRVDQPELWGGRKAAVDDKD; via the coding sequence ATGAAGAAATATCAACAACCGGTCCGCGGATTCATGAATTGTCTGATCCACATTTCAGCTTTCCGTATTTTTTGTTTTGTCGGGCTATTCTTCCCTGGATTAGCGCAAGCCCAGACCCGCCTTTCGAACACAGTTGACCTGCAGCGAATGAATTGGAGAGCTTTCCTTCAGCGTAATGATCTGATTTGGAAAGACAGGTTACCCGACAGCTGGGACACCGGTGGCTTCCTGGGCAACGGCTCGCTCGGAACGATATTTTGGCAGAGGAAACCAGGTGGAATGGACTTTGAGATCTCCCGTAGCGATCTGTACGACCACCGGGAGGACAAAGACGGTAAACGGGTGTTATATTCGGCAAACAGGCTGCCCAACGGCCATTTTACACTCAAGTTTGGTGACGACACCTTAAAGGGAAGCATGCGGCTCGACCTTTGGAATGCGGAGTCAGTAGCGGATATAAGAACGAAGGAGGGGATCCGTCAAGTAAGGGCTTTTACAGCGGCGAACCGGGATGTCATTATCATCCAAGTTTCCGGTGAGAACTCCGCCGAATTGCAATGGTTCCCGGATACGGCGAAATCTACCAGAGGCGGGCTGCCTAAAGGGTACCAGGCTTACCCGGTGCAGCAATGCAGACGCAACGGCGGCGTTACGGTCAGCGTTCAGGATATGCCGGAAGACGAGCGCTACGGAACTGCAGGTAAGGGATCTGGCCAGTATGCGACGGCATGGCGTAAACAAACCACGGGTAAAGCGACTATCTGGTACATCAGTTTGAAACGAACCTTACCGGGTCAGGACGCCGAAAGGAGCGCCGTCGGTGAAGTCCGGGCTGCGCAGCTGTTGGGAGTTGAACGCCTGCGGCAGGAGCACCAAGCCTGGTGGCATCAGTATTATCCCAAAAGTTTCCTCAGCATTCCCGATGCGCCCATGGAGAGCTTTTACTGGGTGCAGATTTATAAAATGGGCGCAGCCTCGCGCAGCGGTGGCCCCATCCTCGATTTGATGGGGCCATGGTTCAGGCAGACTGTGTGGCCGGCCATTTGGTGGAATCTGAATATACAGCTGGCCTATTGGCCTTACTACATGGCTAATCATCTGGATGAGGCCGAGCCATTAGCACGCACCGTCTGGGAGGACCGGGAAATGCTTGCAAAGAACGCTGCGCCGTTTCAGCAGGATTCGTATGCTATCGGGAGGGCAAGCGGGCCGGGAGGGTGGAGTCCGGTCGGTACTGAAGTCGGCAATTTGCCTTGGGTAATGCATAACCTTTGGATGTATTACAGAAGTACAATGGATGACGGATACCTTCGCCACCAATTGTTTCCTTTGATGAAAGGCACGTTCAATTACCTGGATCACATCACCGTGCGAACTTCCGATGGCCGGTTAATGTTGCCTAAAACAGCTTCGCCCGAGTATACAGATGGAGTGGAGAACAGTTCCTATACACTGGCCTGCCTGCGCTGGCTGGCCGCAACCATTATTACAGCGGATAAGAGGCTGCATTTGGACGATTCGATTGCGCTAAGATGCCGGCAGGTGCTGAATACGCTGGTTCCCTATGAAACGGATGTCCAGACAGGCTTGATGGTGGGCAAAAATTTGCCGTTTGCCAAATCACATCGGCACTGGTCACATCTTTTTGCGATATATCCTTTTCATGAAATGAAGTGGGAAAATGCACAGCAACGGCCGTTGATCAGAAAGTCGCTGGAAAACTGGGTCAGTATGCCACAAGCCTTTGCCGGATATTCGTGGTTAGGAGCCGCTTCCATGCTGGCAGCCGGTAACAACGGGGATAAAGCCTTGGATTTTTTACATTTATTCATCCGGAAGTCGCCGCTGCCCAATACCTTATACCGGGAAGGTTCTCCTGTGATTGAAACGCCCTTAGCGTTCGACCGGACCTTGCAGGAAATGATGATGACTTCATTCGATGACACCATCCGCATCTTTCCAGGCTTACCGGCTAAATGGCGGGAGGTTAGCTTCGCCAATTTTAGAGCGGAAGGTGCATTTCTGGTCAGCGCCAAGCGCGCTAAGGGTGTGACAACGGTAATTGTCATCAAAAGTCTCGCTGGTGAGCCCTGTGTCGTTCAAACCGGGTACGCCAGCCCGATCAGGGCTGTTGGGGTAAACAAGGAAAGGGTGAAAATACTGGATCATGGCCGTGTGGGGCTACACTTGGCAAAAGGGGAGACGGTTATTCTGTTTCCTGGCAACGGAGCCGAGAGCCTCGTATTTCAACCGGTCGTCCGAGTTGATCAACCAGAGCTTTGGGGTGGGAGGAAAGCTGCTGTCGATGACAAAGATTAA
- a CDS encoding family 43 glycosylhydrolase, producing the protein MEVFRRLTFLFITLLLAITSGFAQKNPFVTHMYTADPSAHVWKDGRLYVYPSHDVDPPRGCDLMDRYHVFSTDDMINWKDHGEILNASQVPWGRKEGGFMWAPDCAYKNGTYYFYFPHPSGTEWNKTWKVGIATSKKPDRDFKVQGYLELGNDNYAMIDPCVFVDTDGQAYFYYGGGGRCAGAKLKKNMVELAGPLQFMEGLKDFHEATFVFKRNGLYYLTYADNNRVDGKGANRLNYATSSSPMGPWTYKGVYLEPTGCDTSHGSVVEFKGQWYAFYHNSSISGQGNLRSICVDKLSFNADGTMQTVVQSK; encoded by the coding sequence ATGGAAGTATTCCGGAGGTTAACCTTTTTGTTTATTACTTTATTGTTGGCAATAACAAGCGGCTTCGCCCAAAAAAACCCTTTTGTTACTCATATGTATACTGCCGATCCTTCCGCACATGTCTGGAAGGATGGCCGGCTGTACGTTTATCCCTCCCATGATGTAGACCCTCCACGCGGTTGTGATCTGATGGATCGATACCATGTTTTTTCAACTGATGATATGATTAACTGGAAAGACCATGGGGAAATCCTCAATGCGAGCCAGGTGCCTTGGGGGAGGAAAGAAGGAGGTTTCATGTGGGCCCCGGATTGTGCTTACAAAAACGGCACCTATTATTTTTATTTTCCGCATCCTAGCGGAACAGAGTGGAACAAAACCTGGAAGGTAGGAATCGCCACCAGTAAAAAGCCTGACCGGGATTTTAAGGTTCAGGGATATCTGGAATTGGGCAATGATAATTACGCGATGATTGACCCCTGCGTCTTTGTGGATACCGATGGCCAGGCGTATTTCTATTATGGAGGCGGAGGAAGATGCGCAGGAGCGAAACTGAAAAAAAATATGGTTGAATTGGCCGGACCCCTGCAATTTATGGAGGGCCTGAAAGACTTTCATGAGGCGACATTTGTCTTCAAACGAAACGGCTTATATTACCTGACGTATGCTGATAATAACCGGGTAGACGGAAAAGGAGCCAACCGGCTGAATTACGCGACAAGTAGCAGTCCGATGGGACCCTGGACCTATAAAGGTGTTTATTTGGAGCCGACGGGTTGTGATACCAGCCACGGCTCGGTTGTTGAGTTTAAAGGCCAGTGGTATGCCTTTTATCATAACAGCTCGATTTCCGGTCAGGGAAACCTCCGATCCATCTGTGTGGATAAACTTTCTTTCAATGCTGATGGTACTATGCAAACTGTTGTGCAAAGCAAGTAA
- a CDS encoding TMEM175 family protein, producing the protein MKEVKGMNMKVDSTPERIYAFSDGVFAIIITIMILELKKPEEPTFEALSHLWPTWISYGASYIFIAIVWINHHYLLRHAKAATLKLMWANFAHLFTVSLIPFLTEWVADTKLQPVPVIMYAFDFSLVNCTYLWLVWETLCNTMDRSGPNATHRLLHMRSFTTLGIFCFATIISYWFPRFGFGLVVCCLLLYLTPELSKVTNLKPLIKKAS; encoded by the coding sequence ATGAAGGAAGTTAAAGGGATGAACATGAAAGTGGATTCGACGCCCGAGCGGATTTATGCTTTTTCAGATGGTGTATTTGCGATCATTATTACGATAATGATTCTGGAATTAAAAAAACCGGAAGAACCTACGTTTGAAGCATTGAGTCATTTGTGGCCGACGTGGATCAGCTATGGTGCAAGCTATATTTTTATAGCGATTGTATGGATTAACCACCATTATCTTCTGAGGCATGCCAAAGCGGCTACCCTTAAATTAATGTGGGCCAACTTTGCGCACCTTTTTACAGTTTCCTTAATTCCGTTTCTGACGGAGTGGGTAGCGGATACCAAATTACAACCAGTCCCCGTGATCATGTATGCATTTGACTTTTCCCTGGTCAACTGCACCTATTTGTGGCTGGTATGGGAAACGCTTTGTAACACAATGGACAGGTCAGGGCCCAACGCCACACATCGCCTTTTACATATGCGTTCATTCACAACTTTGGGAATATTCTGTTTTGCGACGATCATTTCGTACTGGTTTCCACGGTTTGGTTTTGGACTCGTAGTTTGCTGTTTATTATTATATCTCACTCCTGAACTTTCAAAGGTGACAAACCTGAAACCTTTGATAAAAAAAGCCTCATAA
- the egtD gene encoding L-histidine N(alpha)-methyltransferase: MEPNTLNDIQLKQDQLVKIGIPEFCGDILEGLTSTQKRLPSKYFYDDEGDELFQKIMNCEEYYPFKCELEIFTQKTAELAEVIMAPGKAFDLIELGAGDCTKSVHLLRYLADMGANFKYVPIDISKNIIQFLGRYLPEAVPGLEVKGMNGDYFDMLEKAGELSSNRKVVLFLGSNLGNMPPGEATNFCRELRGHLKPGDLAIIGLDLKKSPKTVLAAYNDKGGITRAFNLNLLKRINRELNADFDLSCFEHYPFYDPETGSCKSYLISLTDQQVTMKIATGPVTVTFAKDEQIFTEISQKYSIDEVRQLGNQASFKTVASFTDQKNWFVNAIWKAI; encoded by the coding sequence ATGGAACCGAATACACTTAATGACATACAGTTAAAACAAGATCAGTTAGTTAAGATAGGAATACCTGAATTTTGCGGGGATATATTAGAGGGTCTAACCTCAACTCAAAAGCGGTTACCATCAAAATACTTTTATGATGACGAAGGTGACGAGCTTTTTCAGAAGATCATGAACTGCGAGGAATATTATCCGTTCAAATGTGAGCTGGAGATATTCACGCAAAAAACCGCTGAGTTAGCCGAGGTAATTATGGCACCAGGTAAAGCATTTGACCTGATCGAACTCGGAGCCGGCGATTGTACCAAATCTGTGCATTTACTACGGTATCTGGCCGATATGGGCGCAAATTTCAAATATGTGCCTATCGATATCTCAAAAAACATCATACAATTTCTAGGTCGTTATTTGCCGGAAGCGGTCCCAGGTTTGGAGGTGAAAGGTATGAACGGGGACTATTTTGATATGTTAGAAAAAGCCGGAGAGCTTTCATCAAACAGGAAAGTGGTCTTATTCTTGGGCTCCAACCTTGGGAATATGCCACCGGGAGAAGCAACGAATTTCTGCCGGGAATTGCGGGGACATTTGAAACCAGGTGATCTTGCAATAATTGGCTTGGACCTTAAAAAGAGCCCTAAAACCGTTTTGGCTGCCTATAACGATAAAGGCGGAATCACCCGTGCCTTTAATCTTAATCTTCTAAAACGGATCAACAGGGAACTCAATGCCGATTTTGACCTTTCATGTTTCGAGCACTATCCTTTTTATGATCCTGAAACCGGTAGTTGCAAAAGTTATCTGATCAGCCTGACCGACCAGCAAGTAACGATGAAAATTGCGACCGGCCCGGTCACCGTCACATTTGCTAAGGATGAACAAATATTTACAGAAATATCTCAAAAATACAGCATTGACGAGGTTAGACAACTGGGAAACCAAGCCTCCTTTAAAACAGTAGCAAGCTTCACAGATCAAAAAAACTGGTTTGTAAATGCGATATGGAAAGCAATTTAA
- a CDS encoding SDR family oxidoreductase produces MEKKIGIVTGASSGIGRATAIRLAKDFTGLVLVAREGEELNKTAKIIRETGAEALVIPVDLRLIESADRVINETQDKFGRIDALVNVAGAVPQIHLFEMTDEQWNDGAEMKLHGSRRLTIKAWPALKASKGSVIFMSGNSAESPKPGFAAVATINAAISALAKAFAEQGILDGIQVNSVSPGPVMSNRRINFLNKWSAANNLTMEEAKDKFLENAHIKRFGEPGEIGELIAFLVSTGAKWLLGTDIRMDGGEVKGI; encoded by the coding sequence ATGGAAAAAAAAATTGGGATTGTCACCGGAGCGAGCTCGGGTATAGGAAGAGCAACAGCGATCAGGTTAGCAAAAGATTTTACCGGCCTTGTATTGGTGGCACGAGAAGGCGAAGAACTAAATAAGACCGCTAAGATTATCCGGGAAACGGGCGCGGAAGCTCTGGTAATCCCAGTTGATTTACGCCTGATTGAATCAGCAGACCGTGTAATCAATGAAACTCAAGACAAATTCGGAAGAATCGATGCACTGGTGAACGTCGCCGGTGCCGTTCCTCAGATCCATCTTTTCGAGATGACGGATGAGCAATGGAATGATGGCGCAGAAATGAAACTGCACGGTTCGCGTCGCTTGACGATCAAAGCATGGCCTGCATTGAAAGCCTCAAAGGGATCGGTCATATTTATGTCCGGGAACTCAGCTGAAAGCCCAAAGCCGGGTTTCGCGGCAGTTGCAACCATTAATGCTGCAATTAGTGCGCTTGCCAAAGCCTTTGCTGAACAGGGCATCTTGGACGGTATACAGGTAAACAGTGTGTCGCCAGGCCCGGTAATGAGTAACAGAAGGATAAACTTTTTGAATAAATGGTCGGCCGCAAACAATCTGACGATGGAGGAAGCTAAAGATAAATTCCTGGAGAACGCGCATATCAAGCGTTTTGGTGAGCCTGGTGAAATTGGAGAACTGATCGCATTCTTAGTATCAACTGGCGCCAAATGGCTGCTGGGTACTGATATCAGAATGGATGGCGGGGAAGTGAAAGGAATTTAA